In a single window of the Thunnus albacares chromosome 1, fThuAlb1.1, whole genome shotgun sequence genome:
- the hnrnph3 gene encoding heterogeneous nuclear ribonucleoprotein H3: MSLNEEGYVVRIRGLPWSCTQEEVAGFFSDCDIVGKVNGVCFTYSKEGRPSGEAFIELKTAEDFKNALAKDRKYMGHRYIEVFKSNRSEMDWVLKRSGPADYDSCSGCMLRLRGLPFGCSKEEIVQFFSGLRIVPNGITLPVDYQGRSTGEAFVQFASKEIAEKALGKHKERIGHRYIEIFKSSRNEIRAYYEVPRRGMGGQRPGPYDRPMMAGPRGGFFGPGPGRGAALMDTMRSGGGYGGGYGSFDNYNGFNNYGFGNGMFDERVRGERGGRGMGGHGYGGQSESGSGFHSGHFVHMRGLPFRATEGDIAKFFSPLNPLRVHIDVAPNGKSTGEADVEFRSHEDAVAAMSKDKNHMQHRYIELFLNSTASGAAEMSRGGGGYYSNSGGGGGSRSSGLRGAY; this comes from the exons ATGTCTTTGAACGAAGAGGGTTACGTGGTTAGGATCAGAGGACTTCCCTGGTCCTGCACACAGGAAGAGGTTGCTGGTTTCTTCTCTG ACTGTGACATTGTGGGGAAGGTAAACGGAGTGTGTTTCACCTACTCCAAAGAAGGCCGCCCCAGTGGAGAGGCATTTAttgagctgaaaacagctgaggATTTCAAGAATGCCCTTGCCAAAGACCGTAAATACATGGGGCACCGATACATCGAGG TGTTCAAGTCAAACCGTAGTGAGATGGACTGGGTGCTGAAACGTAGCGGCCCTGCTGACTATGATAGCTGCAGTGGCTGCATGCTGAGACTTAGAGGCCTGCCCTTTGGCTGCAGCAAGGAAGAGATTGTTCAGTTCTTTTCAG GGTTGAGAATCGTGCCAAATGGGATTACTCTGCCAGTGGACTACCAGGGGAGGAGCACAGGGGAAGCCTTCGTGCAGTTTGCCTCAAAGGAGATAGCAGAAAAGGCTCTGGGGAAACACAAGGAAAGAATAGGGCACAG GTATATAGAGATTTTTAAGAGCAGTCGTAACGAAATCAGAGCCTACTATGAGGTGCCCCGGCGGGGGATGGGAGGCCAGAGACCAGGGCCGTACGATAGACCCATGATGGCGGGACCCAGGGGAGGGTTTTTTGGGCCCGGGCCTGGCCGTGGTGCAGCTCTGATGGACACCATGAGGAGTGGAGGTGGCTACGGAGGAG GTTATGGCAGCTTTGACAACTACAATGGTTTCAACAACTACGGTTTTGGCAACGGCATGTTTGATGAGCgggtgagaggagagaggggaggaagag GGATGGGAGGCCACGGTTACGGTGGTCAAAGTGAAAGTGGCTCAGGTTTCCACAGTGGCCATTTTGTCCACATGAGGGGTTTGCCTTTCCGTGCCACAGAGGGAGACATCGCTAAa ttcTTCTCTCCATTGAACCCACTGAGGGTCCACATTGACGTGGCACCAAACGGCAAGTCGACTGGAGAGGCCGATGTGGAGTTCCGCTCCCATGAAGACGCTGTGGCAGCCATGTCCAAAGACAAGAACCACATGC AGCATCGTTATATTGAGCTGTTTCTCAACTCAACAGCAAGTGGGGCAGCTGAAATGA GTCGTGGCGGTGGCGGTTACTATAGTAACTCAGGAGGGGGTGGAGGCTCACGGAGCAGCGGGCTGCGAGGTGcatactga
- the LOC122979442 gene encoding phenazine biosynthesis-like domain-containing protein 1 produces MEIPVFTLDAFTNLPFKGNPAAVCPLMHELSDELYQKIAAEINLSETAFVTRINPSDDFSKASRFCLRWFTPTTEVNLCGHATLASAAVLFQYKNNINPTVVFETRSGDLLVTHHREGFVMDFPLNSPTQEDPNGFRDIIKTAVGDHPVQDVYLNSNTKKLLVRLADSCDRSVLTSLKVDPVALQSSEKSGRVKGLIITMKGSPECQTGYDFYSRYFAPWAGIPEDPVTGSAHTVLGGYWSKKLGKKKMLAYQCSSRGGELELEVRDDGRINIAGQVVTVLKGTITV; encoded by the exons ATGGAGATCCCAGTATTTACGCTTGACGCTTTTACCAATTTACCGTTCAAGGGAAACCCGGCTGCAGTTTGTCCGCTGATGCAT GAGCTGAGTGATGAACTGTATCAGAAGATAGCAGCAGAGATTAACCTGTCAGAAACTGCTTTCGTCACCAGGATCAACCCCTCTGACGATTTCTCCAAGG CGTCGAGGTTCTGCCTTCGATGGTTCACACCGACCACTGAGGTGAACCTGTGCGGTCATGCCACTCTGGCCTCTGCAGCAGTGCTGTTCCAGTATAAGA ATAACATCAATCCTACAGTGGTGTTTGAGACTAGGAGTGGAGATCTGCTCGTCACCCATCACAGGGAAGGCTTTGTCATGGATTTTCCTCTCAACTCACCCACCCAGGAG GATCCCAATGGGTTCAGAGACATCATCAAG ACTGCAGTAGGAGATCACCCAGTCCAGGATGTTTATCTGAACTCCAACACTAAGAAACTGCTGGTTAGACTGGCTGACAGCTGTGACAg GTCAGTGCTAACCAGTCTGAAAGTCGACCCTGTCGCTCTTCAAAGCAGTGAGAAGAGTGGAAGAGTGAAAGGACTAATCATCACCATGAAAG GATCTCCAGAATGCCAGACAGGATATGACTTCTACTCCAGATATTTTGCTCCATGGGCTGGAATTCCAGAGGATCCTGTCACTG GTTCTGCGCACACTGTCCTTGGTGGCTACTGGTCTAAGAAACttggaaagaagaaaatgttgg CTTACCAGTGCTCCAGTCGAGGTGGGGAGCTGGAACTAGAAGTGAGGGACGATGGAAGAATCAACATAGCGGGACAGGTTGTCACTGTACTGAAGGGAACAATCACAGTGTAG
- the dna2 gene encoding DNA replication ATP-dependent helicase/nuclease DNA2 isoform X2, whose amino-acid sequence MAYQVTPGGQKNISTFFSTQNQKDLSSTKLSVTGVALSKTEPQIKDEEVFIFRAHSPLKRSILGSLENILPSSPDLLLSVPETPNSQIRLSSSREPGQLSPQPSREVASQGKLGQLSPICRSPRSKGSNVRRVITEEGGRAKREEGCSGSLKRLFSPPEESQNAKRPRTANPPAQRILSPIANGIKVTRPVIGPVKKPQFSSDQSKRSEGQSLGLGPSRGSEVVFNDNRKNTTLHNKSLHSLRAQTQQQEERDKDERDSGFTVITEQKAAEGNASERPYARLDKDTHTLTAHMHKPSAQAVTPALERSTEEREDDLNEKGAAITAVISSNGDRGNVTSSDQEKTGGNAGVASACCVEEMMDENWFAEQMDTSEGLNTEDKSKKTRRVPDHVILSGGPNNRYWVLDVEERPGHKILTISCSKSLHPTETCLLKDGWEMTPVSRGSVVHLEGHCDDGSWLVDREQGFLVLLPDSLISGTSISSSIRCMRRAVLGDMFKSFDGGSKQMLNGTMVHEVFQRAATAKDFSLETLSKLADQVLCSPQHLGDMYSLGVCQEEMKQELHDYLPPLEHWAKEYLSSPTPKAISLKIPSNGGAPSRWQDPATVVTVTELADIEENVWSPQFGLKGKIDVTAQVRIQRPRNGSHKTPEEKTVPLELKTGRESNSIEHRSQVILYTMMTLERYNPAAGFLLYLKTGNLHPVVASHMDRRELLKLRNTLVHYIHNCVTKEAERSRLARLPDILTDRKTCQYCPQRRNCALYERALDSSSADTSEDVVRDFLQQETGHLTPLQLNYFSHWLLLCCLEAATMEAKNGRKRVWLQTVEESEKNGSCVGNLRLSGSVIVQSEGVFLHRFQRGSVVPQQGMASSGLASGDRIVLSDQKGRFVGLATGYLCEVSRTLISCTLDRDLSKFSGVSFRVDGDEGVVGLSTHLSNVSRLMESCQDSDRLRELVVDLRPPEFISNLSSVLPREAKDTVANILKGLNKPQKQAMKKVLLSKDYTLIVGMPGTGKTTTICTLVRILHACGFSVLLTSYTHSAVDNILLKLKRFRVGFLRLGQGQKIHPDILPYTEESIRRKGVHTLSELEQLYNKELVVGTTCMGIKHPIFSRRRFDFCIVDEASQISQPICLGPLFYTKRFVLVGDHQQLPPIVQNQEARSLGMDESLFKRLEFHSEAVVQLNVQYRMNRQIMSLSNCLMYEGRLECGSERTATALLTLPFLPSVQSELSSFSEIHPQQDLAWIQATLLPSNPVCFLDCSMMSALESVEQGGVSNHTEAALVHMLLSLLIKAGCKPSDIGVIAPYRQQLKSITALLQSSAFSGVEVNTVDRYQGRDKSVIVLSFVRSTAEEGNLGELLKDWRRLNVAITRAKHKLLMVGSASTLRRYAPVEKLLDHLQKENMIIQLPLAAHKALPSMHL is encoded by the exons ATGGCTTATCAG gtgaCCCCAGGAGGGCAGAAGAACATCTCAACCTTCTTTTCCACTCAAAACCAGAAG GACTTATCTTCCACAAAACTGTCAGTAACTGGCGTTGCTCTTTCCAAGACTGAGCCACAAATCAAAGATGAGGAAGTCTTTATATTCAGAGCCCATTCTCCCTTAAAGAGGAGTATCCTTGGGAGCCTTGAGAACATCCTTCCCTCCTCACCagatctcctcctctctgtgcctGAGACCCCCAACAGTCAGATTAGGCTCTCTTCCTCCAGAGAACCAGGTCAACTGAGTCCCCAGCCCAGCAGAGAGGTGGCGAGCCAGGGGAAGCTCGGCCAACTGTCCCCCATCTGTCGAAGTCCCCGCTCCAAAGGGTCAAATGTAAGGAGAGTAATTActgaggagggaggaagagccAAGAGGGAAGAGGGATGTTCTGGCTCCTTGAAAAGACTCTTCAGCCCTCCTGAAGAGTCCCAAAATGCCAAGAGACCAAGGACTGCCAATCCACCGGCACAAAGAATTCTGAGTCCCATAGCTAACGGCATAAAAGTAACAAGGCCTGTGATTGGGCCTGTGAAGAAACCTCAGTTTTCCAGTGACCAGTCTAAGAGGTCGGAGGGTCAAAGCTTGGGGCTCGGTCCCTCCAGAGGCAGTGAAGTGGTCTTTAATGACAACAGAAAGAATACGACATTGCACAACAAGTCTCTGCACTCTTTGAGGGCGCAGACACAACAACAGGAGGAAAGAGATAAAGATGAGAGAGATTCTGGTTTCACTGTGATTACGGAGCAGAAGGCGGCTGAGGGGAACGCCAGTGAAAGGCCATACGCTCGTCTGGATAAGGACACTCACACTCTAACTGCCCACATGCACAAACCCAGTGCACAAGCAGTCACACCTGCACTGGAGAGGAgtacagaggagagagaggacgaCCTAAACGAGAAAGGGGCTGCAATAACAGCTGTGATATCATCAAATGGAGACAGAGGCAACGTGACATCATCAGATCAAGAGAAAACTGGAG GAAACGCAGGAGTGGCGTCAGCGTGTTGTGTAGAAGAGATGATGGACGAGAACTGGTTTGCAGAGCAGATGGATACCAGTGAAGGTCTCAACACGGAGGATAAATCCAAAAAAACCCG CAGAGTACCAGACCATGTGATCCTTTCTGGAGGCCCTAACAACCGCTACTGGGTTTTGGATGTGGAGGAGAGGCCGGGTCACAAAATACTGACTATCTCATGCTCTAAGTCTCTGCATCCGACTGAGACGTGTCTGCTGAAAGATGGATG GGAGATGACACCCGTTAGCCGTGGCAGTGTGGTGCATCTGGAGGGCCACTGTGATGATGGATCTTGGTTAGTGGACAGGGAGCAAGGCTTCCTGGTTTTACTTCCTGATAGCCTAATCTCAGGCACCAGTATCTCGAGCTCCATCCGCTGTATGAGGCGTGCAGTACTGGGAGATATGTTCAAG AGTTTTGACGGTGGCTCAAAGCAGATGCTGAACGGCACCATGGTCCATGAAGTCTTCCAGAGAGCAGCTACAGCTAAAGATTTCTCTCTGGAGACCCTGTCTAAGCTGGCTGACCAGGTCCTGTGCAGTCCTCAGCACCTGGGAGACAT GTACAGTTTGGGTGTATGTCAGGAAGAGATGAAGCAGGAGCTGCATGATTACCTGCCACCACTGGAGCATTGGGCAAAGGAATACCTCAGCTCACCAACACCAAAAGCCATCAGCCTCAAAAT CCCTAGCAACGGTGGAGCTCCAAGCAGGTGGCAGGACCCGGCAACTGTTGTCACGGTTACAGAGCTGGCAGACATCGAAGAGAACGTGTGGTCACCACAATTTGGTCTGAAAGGGAAAATTGATGTGACAGCACAGGTTCGAATCCAAAGACCACGAAACGGTAGTCACAAAACCCCAGAGGAGAAGACCGTCCCCCTGGAGCTGAAGACTGGAAGAGAGTCAAACTCAATAGAGCATCGCAGTCAG gtGATTCTGTACACTATGATGACTTTGGAGAGATATAATCCTGCAGCTGGCTTCCTACTTTACCTCAAGACTGGCAACCTGCACCCTGTAGTGGCCAGCCACATGGACCGCAGAG AGCTGCTGAAGTTGAGGAACACCTTGGTCCATTACATTCACAACTGTGTGACGAAAGAGGCTGAGCGAAGCCGTTTGGCTAGACTTCCTGACAtcctgacagacagaaaaacctGCCAGTACTGCCCTCAGAGGAGAAACTGTGCCTTATATGAGAG GGCGCTGGATAGTAGCTCTGCAGACACTTCAGAGGATGTTGTGCGTGACTTCCTGCAGCAGGAGACTGGTCACCTGACTCCCTTACAGCTGAACTATTTTTcccattggctgttgctctgCTGCCTTGAGGCTGCCACCATGGAGGCTAAGAACGGCCGAAAGCGTGTGTGGCTTCAGACGGTCGAGGAGAG TGAGAAGAATGGAAGCTGTGTGGGGAATCTGCGCCTCAGTGGCTCAGTGATCGTCCAGTCTGAAGGGGTTTTCCTCCATCGTTTCCAGCGAGGTAGTGTAGTCCCGCAGCAGGGTATGGCCAGCAGCGGTCTGGCCAGTGGGGATCGCATTGTTCTTAGCGACCAGAAAGGTCGTTTTGTTGGCCTGGCAACAGGATACCTGTGTGAGGTCAGCAGGACATTGATCAGCTGCACTCTGGACAG AGACCTGTCTAAGTTCAGTGGTGTTTCCTTTCGGGTGGACGGTGATGAAGGTGTGGTGGGCCTCAGTACTCACCTCAGCAATGTCTCCAGACTGATGGAAAGCTGTCAGGACAG TGATCGACTGAGGGAGTTGGTCGTTGACCTTCGTCCTCCAGAGTTTATTTCCAACCTCAGTTCTGTTCTGCCCAGAGAGGCCAAAGACACTGTGGCCAACATCCTCAAAG gtcTCAACAAGCCCCAGAAGCAGGCCATGAAGAAGGTGTTGTTGTCTAAAGACTACACGCTGATTGTCGGCATGCCCGGCACAGGCAAAACCACAACCATCTGCACCCTG GTTCGCATCCTACATGCATGCGGGTTCAGCGTGCTGCTGACCAGCTACACTCACTCTGCGGTTGACAACATCCTGTTGAAGCTCAAGCGTTTCCGGGTCGGATTTCTACGTCTGGGGCAGGGACAGAAG ATTCATCCAGACATCCTGCCGTACACAGAGGAAAGTATCAGGAGGAAAGGAGTTCACACTCTATCAGAGCTGGAGCAGCTTTATAACAAGGAG CTGGTAGTGGGAACTACCTGTATGGGAATCAAGCACCCCATTTTTTCACGTCGCCGATTCGATTTCTGCATCGTCGATGAGGCGTCACAGATCAGCCAGCCTATCTGTCTGGGACCGCTGTTCTACACCAAGAGATTTGTTCTGGTTGGAGATCACCAACAACTGCCACCAATAGTACAAAACCAGGAAGCAAG GTCTCTTGGGATGGATGAAAGTCTTTTTAAGCGACTAGAGTTTCATAGTGAAGCAGTGGTTCAACTCAATGTTCAGTACCGGATGAACAG ACAGATAATGTCTCTCAGTAACTGTCTGATGTATGAAGGCCGGCTGGAGTGCGGATCAGAGAGGACGGCAACAGCCCTGCTCACTCTGCCCTTCCTGCCCTCTGTCCAGTCGGAGCTTAGTTCCTTTTCTGAGATTCATCCCCAGCAGGACCTGGCATGGATACAGGCCACGCTGTTGCCTAGCAACCCCGTTTGCTTCCTGGATTGCTCAATG aTGTCAGCATTGGAGTCAGTGGAGCAGGGAGGTGTAAGCAATCACACTGAAGCTGCCCTCGTACACATGCTACTTTCACTGCTGATAAAG gCAGGCTGTAAGCCCAGTGATATAGGTGTTATTGCCCCCTACAGACAGCAGTTAAAGAGTATTACTGCTCTGCTGCAGTCCTCTGCTTTCAGCGGTGTAGAGGTGAATACAGTGGACAGATACCAAGGACGGGACAAGAGTGTAATTGTGTTGTCTTTTGTCAGGAGCACTGCAGAGGAAGGAAAT CTAGGAGAGCTTTTGAAGGACTGGCGTCGCCTGAATGTAGCCATTACCAGGGctaaacacaaactgttgatGGTGGGCTCTGCCTCTACGCTACGACGCTACGCACCTGTGGAGAAACTACTCGATCATCTCCAGAAAGAGAACATG ATTATCCAGCTCCCTTTAGCTGCCCACAAGGCCTTGCCCAGCATGCATCTGTGA
- the dna2 gene encoding DNA replication ATP-dependent helicase/nuclease DNA2 isoform X1: MHRTKLRKPKVTPGGQKNISTFFSTQNQKDLSSTKLSVTGVALSKTEPQIKDEEVFIFRAHSPLKRSILGSLENILPSSPDLLLSVPETPNSQIRLSSSREPGQLSPQPSREVASQGKLGQLSPICRSPRSKGSNVRRVITEEGGRAKREEGCSGSLKRLFSPPEESQNAKRPRTANPPAQRILSPIANGIKVTRPVIGPVKKPQFSSDQSKRSEGQSLGLGPSRGSEVVFNDNRKNTTLHNKSLHSLRAQTQQQEERDKDERDSGFTVITEQKAAEGNASERPYARLDKDTHTLTAHMHKPSAQAVTPALERSTEEREDDLNEKGAAITAVISSNGDRGNVTSSDQEKTGGNAGVASACCVEEMMDENWFAEQMDTSEGLNTEDKSKKTRRVPDHVILSGGPNNRYWVLDVEERPGHKILTISCSKSLHPTETCLLKDGWEMTPVSRGSVVHLEGHCDDGSWLVDREQGFLVLLPDSLISGTSISSSIRCMRRAVLGDMFKSFDGGSKQMLNGTMVHEVFQRAATAKDFSLETLSKLADQVLCSPQHLGDMYSLGVCQEEMKQELHDYLPPLEHWAKEYLSSPTPKAISLKIPSNGGAPSRWQDPATVVTVTELADIEENVWSPQFGLKGKIDVTAQVRIQRPRNGSHKTPEEKTVPLELKTGRESNSIEHRSQVILYTMMTLERYNPAAGFLLYLKTGNLHPVVASHMDRRELLKLRNTLVHYIHNCVTKEAERSRLARLPDILTDRKTCQYCPQRRNCALYERALDSSSADTSEDVVRDFLQQETGHLTPLQLNYFSHWLLLCCLEAATMEAKNGRKRVWLQTVEESEKNGSCVGNLRLSGSVIVQSEGVFLHRFQRGSVVPQQGMASSGLASGDRIVLSDQKGRFVGLATGYLCEVSRTLISCTLDRDLSKFSGVSFRVDGDEGVVGLSTHLSNVSRLMESCQDSDRLRELVVDLRPPEFISNLSSVLPREAKDTVANILKGLNKPQKQAMKKVLLSKDYTLIVGMPGTGKTTTICTLVRILHACGFSVLLTSYTHSAVDNILLKLKRFRVGFLRLGQGQKIHPDILPYTEESIRRKGVHTLSELEQLYNKELVVGTTCMGIKHPIFSRRRFDFCIVDEASQISQPICLGPLFYTKRFVLVGDHQQLPPIVQNQEARSLGMDESLFKRLEFHSEAVVQLNVQYRMNRQIMSLSNCLMYEGRLECGSERTATALLTLPFLPSVQSELSSFSEIHPQQDLAWIQATLLPSNPVCFLDCSMMSALESVEQGGVSNHTEAALVHMLLSLLIKAGCKPSDIGVIAPYRQQLKSITALLQSSAFSGVEVNTVDRYQGRDKSVIVLSFVRSTAEEGNLGELLKDWRRLNVAITRAKHKLLMVGSASTLRRYAPVEKLLDHLQKENMIIQLPLAAHKALPSMHL, encoded by the exons ATGCACAGGACCAAACTGAGGAAACCCAAG gtgaCCCCAGGAGGGCAGAAGAACATCTCAACCTTCTTTTCCACTCAAAACCAGAAG GACTTATCTTCCACAAAACTGTCAGTAACTGGCGTTGCTCTTTCCAAGACTGAGCCACAAATCAAAGATGAGGAAGTCTTTATATTCAGAGCCCATTCTCCCTTAAAGAGGAGTATCCTTGGGAGCCTTGAGAACATCCTTCCCTCCTCACCagatctcctcctctctgtgcctGAGACCCCCAACAGTCAGATTAGGCTCTCTTCCTCCAGAGAACCAGGTCAACTGAGTCCCCAGCCCAGCAGAGAGGTGGCGAGCCAGGGGAAGCTCGGCCAACTGTCCCCCATCTGTCGAAGTCCCCGCTCCAAAGGGTCAAATGTAAGGAGAGTAATTActgaggagggaggaagagccAAGAGGGAAGAGGGATGTTCTGGCTCCTTGAAAAGACTCTTCAGCCCTCCTGAAGAGTCCCAAAATGCCAAGAGACCAAGGACTGCCAATCCACCGGCACAAAGAATTCTGAGTCCCATAGCTAACGGCATAAAAGTAACAAGGCCTGTGATTGGGCCTGTGAAGAAACCTCAGTTTTCCAGTGACCAGTCTAAGAGGTCGGAGGGTCAAAGCTTGGGGCTCGGTCCCTCCAGAGGCAGTGAAGTGGTCTTTAATGACAACAGAAAGAATACGACATTGCACAACAAGTCTCTGCACTCTTTGAGGGCGCAGACACAACAACAGGAGGAAAGAGATAAAGATGAGAGAGATTCTGGTTTCACTGTGATTACGGAGCAGAAGGCGGCTGAGGGGAACGCCAGTGAAAGGCCATACGCTCGTCTGGATAAGGACACTCACACTCTAACTGCCCACATGCACAAACCCAGTGCACAAGCAGTCACACCTGCACTGGAGAGGAgtacagaggagagagaggacgaCCTAAACGAGAAAGGGGCTGCAATAACAGCTGTGATATCATCAAATGGAGACAGAGGCAACGTGACATCATCAGATCAAGAGAAAACTGGAG GAAACGCAGGAGTGGCGTCAGCGTGTTGTGTAGAAGAGATGATGGACGAGAACTGGTTTGCAGAGCAGATGGATACCAGTGAAGGTCTCAACACGGAGGATAAATCCAAAAAAACCCG CAGAGTACCAGACCATGTGATCCTTTCTGGAGGCCCTAACAACCGCTACTGGGTTTTGGATGTGGAGGAGAGGCCGGGTCACAAAATACTGACTATCTCATGCTCTAAGTCTCTGCATCCGACTGAGACGTGTCTGCTGAAAGATGGATG GGAGATGACACCCGTTAGCCGTGGCAGTGTGGTGCATCTGGAGGGCCACTGTGATGATGGATCTTGGTTAGTGGACAGGGAGCAAGGCTTCCTGGTTTTACTTCCTGATAGCCTAATCTCAGGCACCAGTATCTCGAGCTCCATCCGCTGTATGAGGCGTGCAGTACTGGGAGATATGTTCAAG AGTTTTGACGGTGGCTCAAAGCAGATGCTGAACGGCACCATGGTCCATGAAGTCTTCCAGAGAGCAGCTACAGCTAAAGATTTCTCTCTGGAGACCCTGTCTAAGCTGGCTGACCAGGTCCTGTGCAGTCCTCAGCACCTGGGAGACAT GTACAGTTTGGGTGTATGTCAGGAAGAGATGAAGCAGGAGCTGCATGATTACCTGCCACCACTGGAGCATTGGGCAAAGGAATACCTCAGCTCACCAACACCAAAAGCCATCAGCCTCAAAAT CCCTAGCAACGGTGGAGCTCCAAGCAGGTGGCAGGACCCGGCAACTGTTGTCACGGTTACAGAGCTGGCAGACATCGAAGAGAACGTGTGGTCACCACAATTTGGTCTGAAAGGGAAAATTGATGTGACAGCACAGGTTCGAATCCAAAGACCACGAAACGGTAGTCACAAAACCCCAGAGGAGAAGACCGTCCCCCTGGAGCTGAAGACTGGAAGAGAGTCAAACTCAATAGAGCATCGCAGTCAG gtGATTCTGTACACTATGATGACTTTGGAGAGATATAATCCTGCAGCTGGCTTCCTACTTTACCTCAAGACTGGCAACCTGCACCCTGTAGTGGCCAGCCACATGGACCGCAGAG AGCTGCTGAAGTTGAGGAACACCTTGGTCCATTACATTCACAACTGTGTGACGAAAGAGGCTGAGCGAAGCCGTTTGGCTAGACTTCCTGACAtcctgacagacagaaaaacctGCCAGTACTGCCCTCAGAGGAGAAACTGTGCCTTATATGAGAG GGCGCTGGATAGTAGCTCTGCAGACACTTCAGAGGATGTTGTGCGTGACTTCCTGCAGCAGGAGACTGGTCACCTGACTCCCTTACAGCTGAACTATTTTTcccattggctgttgctctgCTGCCTTGAGGCTGCCACCATGGAGGCTAAGAACGGCCGAAAGCGTGTGTGGCTTCAGACGGTCGAGGAGAG TGAGAAGAATGGAAGCTGTGTGGGGAATCTGCGCCTCAGTGGCTCAGTGATCGTCCAGTCTGAAGGGGTTTTCCTCCATCGTTTCCAGCGAGGTAGTGTAGTCCCGCAGCAGGGTATGGCCAGCAGCGGTCTGGCCAGTGGGGATCGCATTGTTCTTAGCGACCAGAAAGGTCGTTTTGTTGGCCTGGCAACAGGATACCTGTGTGAGGTCAGCAGGACATTGATCAGCTGCACTCTGGACAG AGACCTGTCTAAGTTCAGTGGTGTTTCCTTTCGGGTGGACGGTGATGAAGGTGTGGTGGGCCTCAGTACTCACCTCAGCAATGTCTCCAGACTGATGGAAAGCTGTCAGGACAG TGATCGACTGAGGGAGTTGGTCGTTGACCTTCGTCCTCCAGAGTTTATTTCCAACCTCAGTTCTGTTCTGCCCAGAGAGGCCAAAGACACTGTGGCCAACATCCTCAAAG gtcTCAACAAGCCCCAGAAGCAGGCCATGAAGAAGGTGTTGTTGTCTAAAGACTACACGCTGATTGTCGGCATGCCCGGCACAGGCAAAACCACAACCATCTGCACCCTG GTTCGCATCCTACATGCATGCGGGTTCAGCGTGCTGCTGACCAGCTACACTCACTCTGCGGTTGACAACATCCTGTTGAAGCTCAAGCGTTTCCGGGTCGGATTTCTACGTCTGGGGCAGGGACAGAAG ATTCATCCAGACATCCTGCCGTACACAGAGGAAAGTATCAGGAGGAAAGGAGTTCACACTCTATCAGAGCTGGAGCAGCTTTATAACAAGGAG CTGGTAGTGGGAACTACCTGTATGGGAATCAAGCACCCCATTTTTTCACGTCGCCGATTCGATTTCTGCATCGTCGATGAGGCGTCACAGATCAGCCAGCCTATCTGTCTGGGACCGCTGTTCTACACCAAGAGATTTGTTCTGGTTGGAGATCACCAACAACTGCCACCAATAGTACAAAACCAGGAAGCAAG GTCTCTTGGGATGGATGAAAGTCTTTTTAAGCGACTAGAGTTTCATAGTGAAGCAGTGGTTCAACTCAATGTTCAGTACCGGATGAACAG ACAGATAATGTCTCTCAGTAACTGTCTGATGTATGAAGGCCGGCTGGAGTGCGGATCAGAGAGGACGGCAACAGCCCTGCTCACTCTGCCCTTCCTGCCCTCTGTCCAGTCGGAGCTTAGTTCCTTTTCTGAGATTCATCCCCAGCAGGACCTGGCATGGATACAGGCCACGCTGTTGCCTAGCAACCCCGTTTGCTTCCTGGATTGCTCAATG aTGTCAGCATTGGAGTCAGTGGAGCAGGGAGGTGTAAGCAATCACACTGAAGCTGCCCTCGTACACATGCTACTTTCACTGCTGATAAAG gCAGGCTGTAAGCCCAGTGATATAGGTGTTATTGCCCCCTACAGACAGCAGTTAAAGAGTATTACTGCTCTGCTGCAGTCCTCTGCTTTCAGCGGTGTAGAGGTGAATACAGTGGACAGATACCAAGGACGGGACAAGAGTGTAATTGTGTTGTCTTTTGTCAGGAGCACTGCAGAGGAAGGAAAT CTAGGAGAGCTTTTGAAGGACTGGCGTCGCCTGAATGTAGCCATTACCAGGGctaaacacaaactgttgatGGTGGGCTCTGCCTCTACGCTACGACGCTACGCACCTGTGGAGAAACTACTCGATCATCTCCAGAAAGAGAACATG ATTATCCAGCTCCCTTTAGCTGCCCACAAGGCCTTGCCCAGCATGCATCTGTGA